From Toxorhynchites rutilus septentrionalis strain SRP chromosome 2, ASM2978413v1, whole genome shotgun sequence, a single genomic window includes:
- the LOC129766276 gene encoding uncharacterized protein LOC129766276: protein MASAEASATPAAVVESSCVNCDRPDSFDNMVQCDTCNSWWHQCCAGVTGSVAEPRIALQVEKLKEQRELERKFIDDKYKLLEAGIEDEENTSQRSRVNRPASIDRVRRWIGENASHMEGAVGRAATATLPPSSLNQGEAAAINTVGPIPTVHKDQQVCSPLRHPSIPSGRNPIQASEGKSLPPAVPTHGAAGIVGTGGEHVLQVEKATQLVRSSVLIPAPANNQPLGLPPAVVNKGAIPKVPSNQLWPLRNVPEGKTVPNPPVHPPPGKPHQSQPKRLPAESNKDNGILHSLIKQLENMIKCQSMPIPPSNTAPPTRGTVPNYHPQPNVALPFGDVSNPILDGNEYTPTPSQLAARQVMPRDLPQFSGNPTEWPVFISSFQNSTLACGYTHAENLCRLQRSLKGAAYEAVQSRLLLPASVPHVMDTLYLLYGRSELLIHALLEKVRSVPAPKTDRLETLIDFGMAVQSLCDHLEAANQLAHLSNPSLLMELVGKLPAHVKMEWGTYLRNFPDVNLKTFGNFMSDVVISASKVTVYSGISGRNASGDKSKPKNRGAINAHSNEMEEVRTKEILCYACKKPGHRLQDCGTFKSLTVDDRWKCVQANRLCRNCLCSHGKRSCRRTSSCGTNGCPYRHHPMLHSTRTGNAFNRQLQPATGENHTHRQMEHHVFFRIIPVMLFGPSGIVNTFAFLDDGSSLTLIEEELVEQLGIEGESRPLCLMWTGNVTRNEKESQQVSLSISATGSHRRYALDDARTVKELCLPRQTLSYGVLENKYDHLRGLPVASYVDAVPRLLIGINNLNLMVPVKVKEGNIREPVAAKTRLGWCIYGGHGEHGSRQTLNCHSCSCTNDEDLHNTVKHFFDLEEVATKSTIILMSEEDKRAQRILEETTVRIGNRYATGLLWKFDHIKFPDSYSMALRRLQCLEKRMDRDPKLRENLRRQLLEYQEKGYTHRATEAELASADKNRIWYLPLGVVVNPRKPEKVRLIWDAAAKVGGISLNSFLLKGPDQLTSLPAVLVRFRQFMVAVSADIKEMFHQILMRLMDRHSLRFLWRSDPSSPPEIFMMDVAIFGSACSPASAQFVKNKNAKEFEDQYPRAVEGIINNHYVDDSLESYASVHEAVRVSEEMRMIHENGGFQLRNWLSNSEEVLHRLGEKEPSGGKNISLDRKEYERVLGLLWLTKEDKLCLSMEVQQSIQRLINEGGRPTKRQVLKCLMGFFDPLGLWSVFLVHGKILLQDVWRSGTQWDEKINDAAFERWRKWTNLFQNIREIRIPRCYFENATNQHYKNLQLHIFVDASEAAYSAAAYFRITKPDGLVDCSLVVAKTKVAPLKPLSIPRLELQAAVLGVRLMQFVEESHTVKVQQRFLWSDSATVLAWLRSDHRRYKQFVACRVGELLTASDVREWHWVPSKHNPADLATKFGKGSCEDVSRVWFNGPGFLKDPESEWPRQRTITVSTEEELRPCHAHCKMFIPEMVFDLERFSRLSRLIRSAAYVHRWIANRRRRTKGEAVFVGHLRSEELLEGQRMLIRLAQWQVFTNEMVLLTRNQQSPAAQQIQLEKSSELYKLTPMLDEFGILRMDGRITAAPNVNESVKFPIILPRKYRLTYLLLDDYHRRFRHCNMETVVNEVRQHFHIPQLRVALKQVAKSCQWCRTYKTEPCIPRMAPLPAARVTSFQRPFTNTGLDLFGPLLVKIGRSNTKRWIAVFTCLTIRAVHVEVVHSLSTRSCVEAIRRFVVRRGSPATIYSDNGTNFRGASRLLQEQIEQLATTFTSSSTKWIFIPPGTPHMGGAWERMVRSIKTAMDDAYSIHGKLNDETLVTLVVEAEGIVNSRPLTYLPISSEESEALTPNHFLLGSSSGVRQQAEADDSVAVLQASFHQIQQHLDTFWRRWLREYLPTLNKRTKWFGDVKPVAAGDLVVIVDESTRNRWERGRILEVIRGSDGRIRQAIVQTARGLIRRSVGKLAVLEVDGGGKTESDDQCYAGEDVGTGNTASDATVGAHRFDIRRQSYKVEREKENRKEMED from the exons ACCGTCCGGACAGCTTTGACAACATGGTGCAGTGCGACACATGTAATTCGTGGTGGCACCAATGTTGTGCTGGAGTAACGGGATCTGTAGCGGAAC CTCGGATTGCACTGCAAGTCGAGAAACTGAAGGAGCAGCGGGAGCTAGAGCGCAAATTTATCGATGATAAATACAAACTTCTGGAGGCCGGAATCGAAGACGAGGAAAACACGAGTCAGCGGTCGAGAGTAAACAGACCAGCCAGCATCGACAGGGTAAGGAGGTGGATCGGGGAGAATGCGAGTCATATGGAAGGCGCCGTAGGTCGAGCAGCCACTGCGACATTGCCCCCCTCATCACTCAACCAAGGCGAAGCTGCTGCCATCAATACTGTCGGACCCATCCCAACTGTACACAAGGATCAGCAGGTGTGTAGCCCGCTGAGGCATCCGTCAATACCTTCGGGAAGAAATCCAATACAAGCGTCGGAAGGCAAGTCATTACCGCCTGCAGTGCCTACTCATGGAGCAGCTGGTATCGTAGGCACAGGTGGTGAGCACGTTCTACAGGTGGAGAAAGCGACACAACTGGTACGTTCATCAGTGCTGATTCCGGCGCCAGCAAATAACCAACCGTTGGGATTGCCCCCCGCGGTAGTAAATAAAGGAGCGATTCCCAAGGTACCATCCAACCAATTGTGGCCATTGAGGAACGTACCCGAAGGTAAAACCGTCCCTAATCCCCCCGTACATCCACCACCAGGTAAGCCACATCAAAGCCAACCCAAAAGGCTACCTGCGGAGTCAAATAAAGATAATGGAATACTCCATTCATTAATTAAACAATTAGAGAACATGATTAAATGTCAGTCAATGCCAATTCCTCCAAGCAATACTGCCCCTCCAACAAGAGGTACAGTACCTAATTATCATCCACAGCCGAATGTTGCTTTGCCATTCGGTGATGTGTCGAACCCGATTTTGGATGGTAATGAATATACACCCACCCCCTCGCAATTAGCCGCTCGGCAAGTGATGCCGCGAGATTTGCCTCAATTCTCAGGCAATCCAACAGAATGGCCTGTGTTCATAAGCAGTTTTCAGAACTCCACGCTTGCTTGTGGATACACCCATGCGGAAAATTTATGCCGTCTTCAACGCAGCCTGAAAGGCGCGGCTTATGAAGCGGTTCAAAGTCGCCTTCTCCTCCCAGCGTCAGTTCCCCATGTCATGGATACTTTGTACCTGCTCTATGGAAGGTCTGAGCTGCTTATACACGCGTTATTGGAGAAGGTTAGATCTGTCCCTGCACCGAAAACCGATAGACTTGAAACACTAATCGATTTCGGTATGGCAGTTCAAAGTTTGTGCGATCATCTCGAAGCAGCGAATCAACTTGCTCATTTGTCAAATCCATCTCTGTTAATGGAGCTTGTGGGGAAGCTTCCAGCCCATGTGAAAATGGAATGGGGTACTTATTTACGAAATTTTCCGGATGTGAATTTGAAAACGTTCGGCAACTTTATGTCGGACGTTGTTATATCGGCAAGTAAGGTGACCGTGTATAGTGGTATCAGTGGTAGGAATGCATCCGGTGATAAATCGAAGCCGAAAAATCGAGGAGCCATTAACGCACACTCTAATGAAATGGAGGAGGTGCGAACCAAGGAGATCCTATGCTATGCCTGCAAAAAACCAGGACACCGGCTGCAAGACTGTGGAACTTTTAAATCGCTAACCGTTGACGATCGCTGGAAGTGTGTACAGGCCAACAGATTGTGTCGAAACTGTCTGTGTAGTCATGGGAAGAGAAGTTGTCGTCGAACGAGCTCATGTGGAACAAACGGCTGTCCATATCGCCACCATCCTATGCTTCACTCGACGAGAACCGGTAACGCATTCAACCGTCAACTACAACCGGCAACTGGGGAGAACCATACGCACAGGCAGATGGAGCACCATGTTTTCTTCCGTATCATTCCGGTGATGCTTTTCGGACCTAGTGGAATAGTAAATACATTCGCGTTTTTGGACGATGGATCGTCGCTGACGTTGATTGAGGAGGAACTGGTCGAGCAACTTGGCATCGAAGGGGAAAGCCGCCCATTATGCTTAATGTGGACGGGCAACGTGACCCGAAATGAGAAAGAATCACAACAGGTGTCGTTGTCGATCTCTGCGACAGGTAGTCACAGAAGATATGCACTGGACGATGCTCGCACGGTTAAAGAGCTTTGTCTTCCGAGGCAAACGCTTTCGTACGGAGTACTGGAGAATAAATACGATCATCTTCGAGGACTTCCAGTAGCCAGCTATGTGGATGCTGTTCCTCGGTTACTCAtaggaataaacaatttaaATTTGATGGTTCCTGTGAAGGTGAAGGAAGGAAATATTCGAGAACCAGTTGCAGCGAAAACGAGACTGGGTTGGTGCATATATGGAGGACATGGAGAACATGGCTCGAGGCAAACCCTCAACTGCCATTCTTGCAGCTGTACCAACGACGAAGATCTCCACAACACAGTTAAACATTTCTTCGATCTAGAGGAAGTCGCCACCAAGTCAACAATCATCCTCATGTCAGAGGAAGACAAGCGCGCTCAGAGGATTCTGGAAGAAACAACCGTAAGAATCGGGAATCGGTACGCAACGGGACTTTTGTGGAAGTTCGACCATATTAAGTTCCCGGATAGTTACTCGATGGCCCTCCGTCGATTACAGTGTCTCgagaagaggatggacagagaTCCTAAATTACGCGAGAATCTTCGACGACAGCTCCTGGAATATCAGGAGAAAGGGTACACCCACCGTGCCACAGAGGCAGAATTGGCTAGCGCAGACAAAAACCGGATCTGGTACCTGCCACTCGGAGTGGTGGTGAATCCAAGAAAGCCTGAGAAGGTCCGTTTAATATGGGATGCTGCGGCTAAAGTGGGGGGAATATCTTTAAATTCCTTCCTACTAAAAGGACCAGATCAGCTGACGTCTTTGCCAGCAGTCCTGGTTCGATTCCGACAATTCATGGTGGCTGTTTCAGCGGACATCAAAGAGATGTTCCATCAAATACTGATGAGGTTGATGGACCGGCACTCCCTGCGGTTCCTTTGGCGTAGTGACCCTTCAAGTCCTCCAGAAATTTTCATGATGGATGTGGCAATTTTCGGATCTGCATGTTCCCCAGCGTCCGCACAattcgtgaaaaataaaaatgcgaAGGAGTTCGAAGATCAGTACCCCCGAGCAGTAGAGGGAATCATTAACAACCACTATGTGGACGACTCACTGGAGAGCTACGCCAGCGTGCACGAAGCAGTTCGCGTTTCCGAAGAGATGCGGATGATCCATGAGAACGGAGGATTTCAGCTGAGAAATTGGTTGTCAAACAGTGAAGAAGTGTTACATCGTCTTGGAGAAAAAGAGCCCTCTGGTGGCAAGAATATAAGCCTAGACAGAAAGGAGTATGAACGAGTGCTGGGATTGCTGTGGTTAACGAAAGAGGATAAACTGTGCTTGTCCATGGAAGTACAACAATCAATTCAAAGGTTGATCAATGAAGGAGGAAGACCAACGAAAAGACAAGTACTAAAGTGCTTGATGGGTTTTTTCGATCCGTTAGGATTATGGAGCGTATTCCTCGTTCATGGAAAAATTCTTCTACAAGATGTTTGGCGGAGTGGTACCCAATGGGACGAGAAGATCAATGATGCAGCATTCGAACGTTGGAGGAAGTGGACAAACCTGTTCCAGAATATCCGTGAGATTCGAATCCCTCGTTGCTACTTCGAGAATGCGACTAACCAACATTATAAAAATCTACAGCTGCATATTTTCGTTGACGCTAGTGAAGCAGCATATTCAGCAGCAGCTTATTTCCGGATTACGAAACCGGATGGGCTTGTGGATTGCAGTCTGGTAGTGGCGAAGACAAAAGTGGCCCCACTGAAACCTTTATCAATACCACGATTGGAGCTGCAAGCTGCAGTACTGGGAGTTCGATTGATGCAGTTCGTCGAAGAAAGCCACACCGTGAAGGTCCAGCAACGTTTTCTCTGGAGTGATTCAGCCACTGTCTTGGCTTGGCTGCGTTCAGACCATCGGAGATATAAGCAGTTCGTAGCATGTCGTGTCGGAGAATTACTAACCGCATCGGACGTCCGTGAATGGCATTGGGTGCCATCGAAACATAACCCTGCAGATCTGGCCACTAAGTTTGGTAAAGGTTCCTGTGAAGATGTATCTCGTGTTTGGTTCAATGGACCAGGATTTTTGAAAGATCCGGAGTCGGAGTGGCCTCGCCAGAGGACCATAACAGTATCTACCGAAGAAGAGCTGCGCCCATGCCACGCACATTGCAAGATGTTCATACCCGAAATGGTGTTTGATCTCGAACGTTTTTCTCGTCTGTCCAGGCTGATAAGGTCTGCCGCATACGTCCATCGATGGATCGCTAACCGAAGGCGCAGAACTAAGGGAGAAGCGGTGTTCGTAGGACATTTGAGATCGGAAGAGCTGTTAGAGGGACAACGAATGCTGATCCGTTTGGCACAGTGGCAGGTCTTCACAAATGAAATGGTGCTGTTGACACGTAACCAACAGAGTCCAGCAGCACAACAAATACAACTTGAAAAATCGAGCGAATTGTACAAGTTAACTCCCATGCTGGATGAATTCGGGATCCTGAGAATGGACGGGCGTATCACAGCAGCTCCGAACGTGAATGAAAGTGTAAAGTTTCCTATTATTCTTCCTAGGAAATACAGACTTACTTACCTGCTGTTGGACGATTACCATCGAAGATTTCGCCATTGTAATATGGAAACAGTGGTAAATGAGGTGCGCCAGCATTTCCACATTCCACAGCTAAGAGTGGCCTTGAAGCAGGTAGCGAAATCTTGTCAGTGGTGCAGAACATATAAGACGGAGCCGTGTATTCCTCGGATGGCTCCATTACCTGCGGCGCGAGTGACATCGTTTCAGAGACCGTTTACGAACACGGGCCTGGATCTCTTTGGACCACTACTGGTTAAGATTGGCAGGAGCAATACGAAGCGGTGGATTGCAGTTTTCACCTGCCTCACAATCCGTGCTGTCCACGTCGAGGTGGTGCATAGCCTAAGCACCAGATCATGTGTCGAGGCTATTCGGAGGTTCGTTGTCCGCCGTGGATCACCAGCAACGATATACTCGGATAACGGGACCAATTTTCGAGGAGCGAGCCGACTGCTGCAGGAACAGATCGAACAGCTAGCAACCACCTTCACTAGCAGTTCAACGAAATGGATTTTCATTCCCCCCGGCACTCCTCACATGGGGGGTGCATGGGAGCGCATGGTGCGCTCAATCAAAACGGCCATGGATGATGCTTACAGCATCCATGGAAAGCTGAATGACGAGACATTAGTTACATTGGTAGTAGAAGCGGAAGGAATCGTAAACAGCCGTCCACTAACATATTTGCCGATTTCGTCTGAGGAGAGCGAAGCATTGACTCCGAACCATTTTTTACTGGGAAGTTCAAGTGGAGTTCGCCAGCAAGCAGAAGCGGATGACTCTGTAGCAGTCTTGCAAGCGTCCTTTCATCAAATTCAACAACACCTGGATACGTTCTGGAGAAGATGGCTGCGAGAATATCTGCCGACCCTGAACAAACGTACGAAATGGTTTGGGGACGTAAAACCGGTAGCAGCAGGTGACTTGGTAGTGATCGTCGATGAGTCGACCAGAAACAGATGGGAGCGAGGTCGGATTCTTGAGGTCATTAGAGGAAGCGATGGGAGGATTCGTCAGGCTATAGTTCAAACTGCGAGGGGGTTGATTCGTAGATCTGTGGGTAAATTGGCAGTCTTGGAGGTAGATGGTGGAGGTAAAACTGAATCAGATGACCAGTGTTACGCGGGGGAGGATGTTGGTACTGGCAACACGGCTTCAGACGCTACAGTCGGGGCACATCGATTCGATATAAGACGTCAGAGTTACAAGGTCGAGAGGGAGAAGGAAAATCGCAAAGAGATGGAAGATTGA
- the LOC129769059 gene encoding 39S ribosomal protein L18, mitochondrial has translation MSTSKRIFRKIQELNKCRDDLRYLVNRNPRNLERLRIAYKTDGYHLEKPGRNYWHKLELVASNKYITAKLNHFKNGTVIESSTSEWAIKKNLFKGNDTSAYINLARIFAARCMEAGLTEMRCDLQPKSEGKTDKFLKTLVDCGIQLQEPERMKPTQPWDAIRPEKPWEIIE, from the exons ATGTCTACTTCCAAGCGTATTTTCCGTAAGATCCAAGAGCTGAATAAGTGTAGAGATGATTTACGATACTTAGTTAATCGTAACCCTAGAAATTTGGAACGATTGCGCATTGCGTATAAAACTGATGGATATCATCTAGAAAAGCCGGGCAGGAATTATTGGCACAA GTTAGAGTTGGTTGCTAGTAATAAATACATAACAGCAAAATTGAACCACTTCAAAAATGGAACAGTAATTGAGAGCAGTACCTCGGAATGGGCAATCAAAAAGAATTTATTTAAAGGGAATGATACTTCTGCTTACATCAATTTGGCTAGA ATTTTCGCTGCTCGTTGCATGGAAGCTGGACTAACCGAAATGCGCTGTGATCTTCAACCAAAGTCAGAAGGGAAGACAGACAAATTTCTTAAAACCTTAGTCGACTGTGGAATCCAATTACAGGAACCGGAAAGAATGAAGCCTACTCAACCATGGGACGCAATACGTCCCGAGAAACCTTGGGAAATAATAGAGTAA